The Nocardia sp. NBC_01503 sequence CGTCCTTGGGGGCGACCATGCGCCCGATATTGAAGAGTGCGAGGTGCATGACTGGACTATAACTAATCTGTGTTTGTTTTAGAAAGGCTTACGCAGCACCGCCCCGGAGCCGGATCCATCCGCGCGACCCAACCCGCCTCCGCCGCAGGGCCTTCCAGCATCGCCAGGTTCATCCCGCAGACCAACGGCGGAAAATCCAGCGCGAGCCGATGAAAAGGACAGTTGCGCAGGCGAATCACCTCGCCGTCCGGATACGGCTCATATCCGCGCTCGCGCAATGCCTCGAGCACATCGCGATCCTTCAACACCGGTCCGTGCTGCTCGGCGGCCTGCTCGATCGCCTGCTCGAATCCGGCGTGCTCGATCACCTCGGCCAGAATCGTTGCGACGGTGCGGTAGTCGCGAGCGGGCAGGCTGACCGCGAACTCGGCGTCGGCGCGCCGATAGAACTTCGCGGGCCGTCCCGACCCCGGCCCGGACTTGCCCTCGGGCCGCCGGAACACCGCGTCGAGCAGTCCGGCCTCGGCGAGCTTGTCCAAATGGAAGGCCGCCAGCGGCCGCTTGATCTCCGCGGCCTCGGCGGCCTCATCCCTGCTCACATCGTGATCCGCGGCGGCGATGTAGTCGTACAGCCGCCTGCGAATCGGGTCCTGCAGCAGGGCGACGGCTTCGATGCTCACCATGCATTTCTATCAGCGTGCGGATGCGCGCGGCCCCGCTCGTGGGTGCCGGATGCGCCGCGATTCCGGAAGCGGATACAGTTCTAGAACGGGTTTCAGTTCGGCTCGGCGGTTTCGCAGGTTAAGGTGATCATCATGAATGCGTGGGTGTTGCGCGCCGTAGGTTTGGGAGCGCTG is a genomic window containing:
- a CDS encoding helix-turn-helix transcriptional regulator, with the protein product MVSIEAVALLQDPIRRRLYDYIAAADHDVSRDEAAEAAEIKRPLAAFHLDKLAEAGLLDAVFRRPEGKSGPGSGRPAKFYRRADAEFAVSLPARDYRTVATILAEVIEHAGFEQAIEQAAEQHGPVLKDRDVLEALRERGYEPYPDGEVIRLRNCPFHRLALDFPPLVCGMNLAMLEGPAAEAGWVARMDPAPGRCCVSLSKTNTD